ATCGAGCGCTTCCGGGCACGCGGCGGGCTCCGCCCCCTTCTCGCGCTGCTACGGCGAGCGGCTGCAGCGGGTCCCTCCCCGTCCCAGGCTGGCCCAGGCTCCGCCCCCTCGTCGGTCGAGTCAGCGGCTTCTTCTGGCCCCGCCCCCTCGCTGGGCCCCGCCCCCTCTGCTGCGTCGTCATCGACGCCCTCGCCACCAGCGCGCCTGCGCAAGACGCTGGACTTGGCGCTCAGCGTCCTAGCCAACTGCTGTACGGAAGGGGAGTGCCGGGCTGAAGTGCGCAGACTCGGAGGCATTATCCCTTTGGGTAAGTGCTCCGCCCCCATTTCCTAGAAGGATTCTACCCACACCTCTGTGTCTGGGCGTGGGCGGAGTCTTGAGTTCTTTGTGTTGTAACCTGGAAGATCGTGCTTTCTGACGGCGCAGCGCCTGCAGCTCTCATGATGTCATGACCCGTGACGTCACTGCTCTCTCTATAAATTATACCCTAGCCCTCTTAGATCAGATGCCAATTACCTGGGTATTGGTTGTGGAACACCTCTCTCGCATCTGGGCTGGTGGAGGCCAAAGGGTTATTTGGTGAATCTTTCAAATGGTTCTTACTCTCCATTTATGTtcatagcaggcactcagtgtCTACTGTGTCCAGCCTTGAGCAGGGCTCTGAAACCCCATTTGATGAGCCGGGGGTCAGAAAgtgtagtggttgagaatgtggGCTCTGCAGTCACCTAGACCCATCCGAGGCTAGGATTGTAAAATGGAGTAATAACAGCTACCTCAAAAGACTGGAATagggagaaaatgaaatacaaagataGAACGCAGATATCTAAGTCTGGACTGGGTACTTCTAgttattaaaaactaaaacaatgagAACaaatcctgggaattccctggcgtccagtggttaggactcggcactttcactgctggggcctgggttctgatccctggtcggggaactaagattccacaagccttgtggcacagccagaaaaaaaaaacaaattctaagccaatattttataataactataaatggagtgtaacctttaaaatttgtgaatcactgtattgtacacctgaaacttatttaatattgtacattaactacacttcaatttttcaaaaaagaacaaatccTAACAAAAGATAGCAAGCTTTTCTGTTTACCAGCTAAATTGGCGCCTTCTAGTGGCAACGTTGTGAACACAGTTTACTTTACTTCTTTGCCAGGTATGAAATTATGCCTATTTTGatgaaatcttaatttttttgataaaataaaacattaatatatttaaaattttcattgacaAGAGGCCTGGCACGTTAataagtcctcaataaatataagttttgttgttagtgtataaccCCCATTATTCATTCactgttttgtattttaaatatctccTGAATCCATCCACTTCTTTGCCTTCTTCCATCACGTGCCCAGAGACTGTGCTGGGCTGTGCTGGTAGCTGACTTGGGTCAAGCTGTCTTCTCACTTTTGCAACAGCTCCATGTTGCTCCCCCTGCCTTATTCTTTCCCCCTGTAATCCATTCTCCCCATGGCTTCCAGATTTTATCATGTCACTTCCATTCTTAAAACCCTGTGTGGCTCCCAGTGCCCTCACATTCAAGTCCTGAGCCCTTGGCCTGATCAAGGCCCTTCATGAAGTCATAGCATAAACACTAGATctcacctctgggcctttgcaaaGGTTACTTCGAAACCTGAAATGCCCTGTAACACTCCCATCCACCGTCCTTCTAGCAAATACCTACCTATCTAACCTTCCAGACCCCACAAGTGTTAGGCCTATTctggaggccttccctgactctcTCAGGCCACGTTCTTGAGGTGATTAATGAGAGAGACAAGAAGGAGTAGAAACCTCAAGAGGCCAAACCCTCTTGCAGTGACTATTCTTCAGTGTGTGAAGACAGACAGCATCCAGAACCGAACTGCCCGTGCTCTGGGGAACTTAGCCATGGAACCTGAGAGCTGTGGGGACATCCACTCTGCTGGTGAGCAGGCTCTGAGGGTGGAGCCACCTGGGgcttgggggtgggagaagggctTGGGTGTCTGTCCTCGCTCACCTTCTGTCTTCTTCCCTCTCCAGGTGCTGTTCCCCTGCTTGTTGAGGGCCTGACGGCCTGCCAGGACTCACAGTGCCGCCAGAGTGTGGTTCGTGCCCTCCGCAACCTGGCGGACTCACCCCAGCACCGCCTGGCCTTGGCAAAGCAGGGAGCGGTGCGCCCGCTGGCCGAGCTTCTGGCCGCTGCCCCAGACCCTGCGATGACCTTGGCCTTAGTCCGTGCCCTCCTGGAGCTGAGTCGAGGCTGCTCCCGGGCCTGTGCTGAGCAGCTAAGTCTGGGTGGAGGACTAGGCCCACTGGTCAGCCTGGCCTCCCACCCCAAAAGAGCAGTGCGTGAGGCAGCCATCCTGATCCTTGCCAATCTGTGCGCCCAGGGCCTGGTAAGGCCTGCGCTGGGCAATGCTGGTGGTGTGGAGGTGCTACTAGGTGAACTCCGGCGGCGCCGGGGCCCCAGCGGGGCTAGCCCAGCCTCCCAGCAGCCCCTGGTGCGGGCCGTGTGTCTGCTGTGCCGGGAGGCTATCAACCGGGCCCGACTGCGGGATGCTGGTGGTTTGGAGCTGCTGATGGGCCTGCTGCGGGATCCTCGCGCCAGCGCCTGGCACCCTCGTGTTGTGGCGGCCCTCGTGGGCTTCTTCTATGACACTGGGGCCCTGGGCCGGCTGCAGGCTCTGGGACTTGTACCTCTCCTGGCTGGGCAACTATGTGGTGAGGCTGGTgatgaggaagaagagggaagagaagctgcttcctgggacttccctgaggaGAGGACTCCTGAGCGGGCAGAGGCCGGAAGCTTCCAAAGCCTCAGGTGAGTTCCCACCTGATGCTGTGGGGTAGGGTCTCTCCACTACCCTCACTCTCTGCCCATTCTGTCTCGGTAAGACTTTTATTGACTCTGATTCCTAATTCCTTGTTCTCACTGAACATGACCACTTTCCAGTCCCCATTAAATATACCTCTTCTCCCTTGGGGCCACCTTTGACCTTGGCTCCACCCCAGCACCTCTGAACtttggggcccagagaggttccCTGGAAGGTAGTATGTGCACTGGTTCTGATGATACGTTCAGGCATCTAAATTCTTATTCTGGTACCTTCAGTGTGTGAAGACAGACAGCATCCAGAACCGAAGCTGAGTCAGCTCAGGAAAGttaattaacttctctgagcatCGGATTCCTTGTTAGTAGAACGAAGGATAATACATACCTACCCCATAGAGTTGTTGTAAAGATCAAATGAGGGCACTTTACACTTTACCTGGCACTCAGCAGCGCTCAGTAAACGTCAGCCTTCTGTGAACTCCTGACCTCATTTCCCACTGCTTTCCTGGTACCCACTACACTCTTACACACTGGCCTTCTAGCTAGTTTTTGAACCTGGCAGATAAGTACCATCTCAGGGCCTCTTTGgttattgttccctgtgcttagGGCACTCTTCCTCCAAGATGCCTTGATTAGATCTCACCCTCATCAgcacccaattttaaaatgtcagctcTCCCCTCCCCGGGCTCTTTTCTGTTCCCTTTTACTTTGCTCCATATGCATCACTTCACACCACACTAACTGCACACGAACATACCTTgtggtttccttattttttgttaTCTGTTTCTCCTCACTAGAATATAGACTCCAGGAGGCAGGACCTTTTGCTCACTGCTTCTCCCCAGCACCTGAAACGGGGCTTAGCACACAATAGGCATCAGTAATTGCCGAATGAGCTGGGGTTTGCCCCCACCTCCCTTTTTGCCTGTCCCCCGCTCGGGCCCACCCTCTCTCCTGGCCTCTGTCACCTCCTTTTGCACAACCGATCTTttggccctgccccctcccctcggcTCTGGGTTCCATCCCCTCTTTCTCCCTCGGCAGGTCCTGGCTGATCTCCGAGGGCTATGCTGCAGACCCGGGAGACATCTCTCCCGACTGGTCCCCGGAGCGCTGTCCGCCGCCGCCAGAGCCGGCCAGTCgggccagcccctccctgggcccGACCTCGCTGCGGACGCCCCGCGCCCTGCGCCCGCCCGCCCACAGCCCCGCCGCCACTGCCCCCGAGGAGCCCTGGGGCCGCGAGGGGCCAGCGCTGCTGCTGCTGTCGCGCTTCTCCCAGGCTCCCGACCCCAGCGGGGCGCTGGTGACCGGGCCGGCCCTGTGCGGCCTGCTGGCCTACGTGACGGGCGCGCCGGGCTCGCCGAGCCCCCGCGCGCTGCGCATCCTGGCGCGGCTCACCTGCAACCCCGCCTGCCTCGAGGCCTTCGTGCGCAGCTACGGGGCGGCGCTGCTGCGCGCCTGGCTCGTGCTCGGCGTCGCCCCCGACGACTGGCCCGCGCTGCGCTCCCGGCCCGCTCGTCGCAGCCAGCACCAGCACCGAGAGCTGGGTGGGTCCCCGCGCGCCTCTCTGCCCACGTGTGAGGCCACGCGCCCCTCCATGCCTTCCGTGCGCCCTGCGGCTCACCCGCTGTCTCACTGCCCTCCTCTGCCCGCCGCCCACCGTTTGGACAACCTCAGCCACTAGGTGGTGGCGGGGAGGGACTCCCTTCTGCTCCACTGTCCCCACACGCAGAGTTCTTCAGCCTCTGCCCGAGCCTTGGGGCCCAGAGACCCCAGCACTGGGCTTGGCCCGAACAGCTTAGAATTGTGCCTGTCTTCGTCTCCTTACCCAGTGTCTTCTTGGTTCCGCGTTGTCCTGACTCCTGCACTGTCCTTGACTACCACTGGGCACACTGATGGTGAACCCAGGCTCAGGCACTATGTGCTCCCAGGCCCCACCACCCCTTCCAGCCTTGCCAGGGACTGCCCGGGCTTCTGCGCCCTGTTTCAGTCCTTGAGGGCCCAGACTCACTCCCTGACCATCTCACTCCCTGTTCTTGCCCTTGACCTCCAGTTCCTAGTGTCCAGACCCCATCCCTCCAGGGCCTGCAGTCATCCCCCTCTTCCTTGCCCCCGGGGttgttccccccccaccccgttcctTTCGGGGACCCAGAGGCCTGTCTTGCCCGTCCCACCGCCATCTTGGATACCAGCTCCCAACCTGACCTGCTCTgcccaccccggcaggtgagATGCTGCTGCAGAACCTGACCGTGCAGGCCGAATCGCCCTTTGGAGTGGGTGCCCTCACTCACCTGCTGCTCTCTGGGAGCCCTGAGGACCGCGTGGCCTGTGCACTCACCCTGCCCTTCATCTGTCGGTGAGGGAGGCGGGGGTgccctgcaggggtggggggagcaagGCTGctgtcccccagccccgcccTTTCCCACCTTCTgaaaggttctcttttctccccgAAGGAAGCCCTCTCTGTGGCGCCGGCTGCTTCTGGACCAGGGCGGCCTCCGTCTCCTCCTCTCAGCACTCACTCGGCCAGCTCCACACCCgctcttcctcttctttgccGCGGACTCCCTTTCCTGCCTCCAAGGCCTGGTGTCTCCCACTGTGAACCCAGCCCTCCTACCTGCGATCCCCTTGGACCTGGACCCGCCCTCCCCTTGCCTCTATGAACCTCTGCTGGGCCCAGCCCCCACGCCAGCCCCTGACCTCCACTTCCTACTGGACTCAGGCCTCCGGCTCCCTGCCCAGCGAGCCGCCTCAGCCAACGCCTCCCCCTTTTTTCGGGCCCTGCTAGCTGGCAGCTTTGCCGAAGCCCACATGGACCTAGTGCCACTGCGGGGCCTGTCACCCAGTGCagcctggcctgtcctgcatCACTTGCATGGCTGCCGGGGCTGCGGAGCTACCCTGGGGCCCGTCCCTACGCCGGGCCAGCCCCTGCTGGGCTCAGAGGCTGAGGAGGCCCTGGAAGCTGCTGGCCGTTTCCTGCTGCCcgggctggaggaggagctggaagAAGCCGTGGGCCGCATCCACCTGGGACCCCAGGGCGGCCCAGAGTCAGTGGGTGAGGTGTTCCGCCTGGGCCGGCCCCGGCTGGCTGCCCACTGCGCTCGCTGGACCCTGGGCCTGGGGCAGTGCCCACGGAAGCGGGCCCTGGCCCTGGTGGGGCTTGTGGAGGCAGCAGGCGACGAGGCGGGGCCCCTAACTGAGGCCTTCCTGGCTGTGATGATGGGGGTAGAATTGGGGGGCGAGGGTCCCAGCCGAGATGGTTGATGTCCCCTGGGAGGAGACCCGAGGATGAGTTGGCTGTGAGGAGTTCTCCCCCAGAGCGGCACAGGAGCAGGCTGGGCAGCAGGCGTCCCCGTCAAGGACCGATGAGAGGGTGGACCGAGACCCCGGGGTGATGACCTGAAGACTCAGGAGTGAGAAGCCAAGGCGAGGCGTGGGGCCCACAAGATGGAGGACAGCCCAGGGCCCCAGGCACTTGGCCTGGCTCAGCTTTCTGGAGTTGGAATTAAAAACTTTGGAGTTGGCTACCCCTGTTGTGTGGTGTCTCTGCTtacctccctgtggtagtacccCAACCCCCTCACCCATCAAGTAGGGTCCTGTCCCGGTTTCTGTGTCTCAATGCAGGCCACCCTTGGCGTATAggagttgtttttttatttatttatttatttatttttggctgtgttgggtcttcattgctgcacgcgggctttctctagttgcggcgagcaggggctactcttcattgcggtgcgtgggcttctcattgcggtggcttctcttgttggggagcacgggctctaggcacgcgggcttcagtagttgtggcacgtgggctcagtagttgtggctctcgggctctagagcgcaggctcagtagttgtggcgcacgggtctagttgctccacggcatgtggaatcttcccagaccagggctcaaacccctgtcccctgcattggcaggcggattcttaaccactgcgccaccagggaagcccaggagtttAATAAGTAATTATGCGCTGGTTCCTGGAGCCCTGGGATATGGTTGAGTTCCCAGGCTTCTCCTGAGGATGTGGTTTTATTCCCCAGGGGAAGCCTGCTTCCTGCTGAGGCTACCTCGTTGCTCAGATAGCCACCCAGCTGGACACAGACCTTGATCAGGACTAAGAGGGTTGTGCTGAGGGGATGTGAGTGTGGGGATGTACATCCAAGACCTTGGCATTGTGGTTTCCTCAGTTCCCTTCACCCGTCGTGGGTCTTCAGTCTCTGGATCCATTTTCATCTCTTGGGCCAACTGTCCTGCCGTTTTTCTGAGGGAAGACCTACTGTGTTCTTCAAGCCCCTGAGGCCCTTAGTCGTGCCCAGAGGTAGCTGGAGCCCTAGGCTGGCATTTAGGTGAGGAAAGGGCTTGCATTGCTTTGGTCGTCCAGGCAGGGTCTCCATAATCTGGTTCCCAGATCACTGGCCACTTAGGTGGCAGCCTGACTTTGAGGACAGTGTCTGGACTGGGCCTGTCCGCTAGCTTCTGGGGAGCTAAGCTTGCCCCTTGCTGCCTCTGTGCCTCAGGGAGTGTCTAGGTCTCTGTTATCAGGCTGTGCCTTAAAACCACccagagagctttttttttccccccttaatgtattatataaatatttatgtaaggatctattcatttctctctctggctttttttttttttttttttttttttttgtgacacacggcctgtgggatctgcctgcagtatcttagttccctgaccagggatccaacccatgccctctgcagtggaagcatggagtcctaaccactggactgccagggaagtccgcagagagctttttaaaaatactgatgcctgggcccTTTCTGACTGAATTGGACTGAGGGGAGGGTGACTTGGGCATCAGTATTTTGAAAAAAGCTCCCAGGTTCTGATTTGCTGCTGGGTTGAGGAACCCCCTGCCCCCATTCCAGTGCTCACGTCTGGACTCAGGTCTGGGTTGAGACCCACAGTCCAGTGGCTGCAGCCACACCTGTTGTGTCTGTCCACACCTATCTCTAGAGTTTCTCGTTCCCGACTTGATTTCTCAGGGTCTCAGTCCAGGGAAGGCCTCTTGTTCCTTTGTGGCTGGAGTCTGTGTCttgctttcttctctgtgttcAGCAGTATCTTGGGAAAGGGCTCTTTTGGG
This DNA window, taken from Balaenoptera ricei isolate mBalRic1 chromosome 15, mBalRic1.hap2, whole genome shotgun sequence, encodes the following:
- the ARMC5 gene encoding armadillo repeat-containing protein 5; its protein translation is MAAAKLSPADSLSFCLAQLTAAAGEGLGGGKDTATNETPLGRALLALRTRHVKAAGGIERFRARGGLRPLLALLRRAAAAGPSPSQAGPGSAPSSVESAASSGPAPSLGPAPSAASSSTPSPPARLRKTLDLALSVLANCCTEGECRAEVRRLGGIIPLVTILQCVKTDSIQNRTARALGNLAMEPESCGDIHSAGAVPLLVEGLTACQDSQCRQSVVRALRNLADSPQHRLALAKQGAVRPLAELLAAAPDPAMTLALVRALLELSRGCSRACAEQLSLGGGLGPLVSLASHPKRAVREAAILILANLCAQGLVRPALGNAGGVEVLLGELRRRRGPSGASPASQQPLVRAVCLLCREAINRARLRDAGGLELLMGLLRDPRASAWHPRVVAALVGFFYDTGALGRLQALGLVPLLAGQLCGEAGDEEEEGREAASWDFPEERTPERAEAGSFQSLRSWLISEGYAADPGDISPDWSPERCPPPPEPASRASPSLGPTSLRTPRALRPPAHSPAATAPEEPWGREGPALLLLSRFSQAPDPSGALVTGPALCGLLAYVTGAPGSPSPRALRILARLTCNPACLEAFVRSYGAALLRAWLVLGVAPDDWPALRSRPARRSQHQHRELGEMLLQNLTVQAESPFGVGALTHLLLSGSPEDRVACALTLPFICRKPSLWRRLLLDQGGLRLLLSALTRPAPHPLFLFFAADSLSCLQGLVSPTVNPALLPAIPLDLDPPSPCLYEPLLGPAPTPAPDLHFLLDSGLRLPAQRAASANASPFFRALLAGSFAEAHMDLVPLRGLSPSAAWPVLHHLHGCRGCGATLGPVPTPGQPLLGSEAEEALEAAGRFLLPGLEEELEEAVGRIHLGPQGGPESVGEVFRLGRPRLAAHCARWTLGLGQCPRKRALALVGLVEAAGDEAGPLTEAFLAVMMGVELGGEGPSRDG